The genomic window GCCGGCTGGCCGACCAGACGCTCGCCCGATTCGGTGAACGCCGTCATGGAGGGCGTGGTCCGCATGCCTTCGGCGTTTTCGATGACCTTGGCGTTCTTGCCTTCCATCACGGCGACGCACGAATTCGTGGTGCCCAGGTCGATGCCGATAACCTTGCTCATGACTGTCCTCTTTCCTGTTCGGCAGATCCCGGCGGCCCTGAAGCTTCAGCAGCCGGCCCAAGGGATCCCCATTCGGGTTGCATCCATCAAATGTTAGGGAACGACCCAAATCCGTCCCATCGGCGTTATATAGGGCGGTATGGGAAGCGTGCAACGTGGGAATCTCAGTGTAAGAGAAGACCCCGCGACAGCAGATAGCTTCCGACGGTTCCCACAAAGGCGAGAAGCGCCAGGATAAGGGCGCGTCGGCTCATCATTTCGGGTCGGCCTCCAGGAGACGGTGGGTGGAGTTGCGGCGCGGCTGCCACAGGCCGCGTTCGATGGCCTCGTTGAGCCGGGTGCGGATATCAGCCAGGGCGGCGGGGTTGTTGGCCTCGAGGAAGTCCAGCACCTCCTCGTCGCCCAGATAGGCCTCGGCCACCAGATCGAAGTGATGGTCCTTGACCGCCTTGGTAGTGGCGGCGAAGGCGAACAGGTAATCCACGCTGGCCGCCATCTCGAAGGCGCCCTTATAGCCGTGGCGCATGACGCCCTTGATCCATTTGGGATTGACCACCCGGGCACGGACGATGCGGGCGATCTCGTCATCCAGAGTGCGGATGCGGGGCGTTTCGGGTCGGGAATGATCGGCGTGCCAGACGGTGGGTGCACGGCCCGAGGCGGTTTCCACCGCCGCCGCAAGACCGCCTTCGAACTGGTAGTAATCGTCGGAATCCAGCAGGTCGTGCTCGCGGTTGTCCTGGTTCTGGACCACGGCTTCCACCTTGGACAGGCGCTGGCGGAACAGGCCGTGTCCGGCCTCGCCCTCGGCGCCCGCGCCATAGGCCCAGCCGCCCCAGGCCATGTAGGATTCGGCCAGATCGGCCCGCGTCGCCCAGCCCTTCTCGTCGATCAGGGCCTGGAGCCCGGCGCCATAGGCTCCCGGCATGGAGCCGAAGACCCTAAACCCCGCCTGACGCGCCGCCTGTTCCGGCGAAGCGCCCTCGCCTTCCAGCCGGGTGCGTTCGGCCCGGACGCGTTCAGCCAGGGGATTGATCTCGGCGGGCTCGTCCAGGGCGGCCACGGCGCGCGACGCCGAATCGAACAGATCGATCAGGCCGGGGAAGGCGTCGCGGAAGAAACCCGAGACCCTGAGCGTCACATCGATTCGGGGGCGGTCCAACACCGTGGCGGGCAGGATCTCGAACCCTGACACCCGGTTGGAGCCCACATCCCAGCGGGGCTTCACCCCCATCAGGGCCAGGCCTTGGGCGATGTCGTCGCCCCCCGTCCGCATATTGGAGGTGCCCCAGGCGGTCAGCGCCAGGGCCTTGGGCCAGTCGCCATGCTCCTGCAGATGGCGTTCCAGCAGCAATTGCGCCGATTTCCAGCCCAGGCTCCAGGCCGCGGGCGTCGGCACCGCTCTGGTATCGACGGAATAGAAATTGCGCCCGGTGGGCAGCACGTCGGGACGACCCCGCGTGGGCGCGCCCGAAGGACCGGGGGCAACGAAGTGCCCGGCAAGGCCCTTGAGCAGTCCTTGGATCTCGGCCCCGCCACAGGCCTCGACCGTGGGCCGCAGATGGGTTTCGATCCATTGCAGCACCGGAATCGTCTTGGCCCAGCCGGGCTCGGGCTGGCGTTCCCCGGCGATCAGGGCGCGCGACAGGACTTCGAGGCGCTCGACCGCGTCGCCATGGCTGCGCCACGGGGCGTCGCCGCCCAAGGCTTGCGGGCGGGGGCCGGTCCAATCATCGCCCGGCACGCAGTCCAAGGGATCGAAATCGAGGCCCAGATCACCGGCCAGGGCGCGCGGCAGGGAGGCGCCTTCCGGGGCACTTCCCCTGGGCACGCGGGCCAGGGCCACCAGCAGATCGGTCAGCTGGTCGCCCATGGGCGAGAGGCCGAAAATGTGCAGCCCGTCGCGGATCTGCAACTCCTTCAGCTCGCACAGATGGTTGTCCAGCTTTTTCAGGGCCTCGTCCGGCGCGTCGTCGCGACTGATGCCCAGATCCTCGTCCAGCCCGGCCGCCGCCGACAGGGTCAGGATCTCGCGCCGCAGCAGGCCAAGGCGGCGGGGATCGACGCCCGCCGCTTCGTAATATTCGTCCACCAGACGCTCCAGCTCTCGCAGGGGGCCATAGCTTTCGGCCCGGGTCAGCGGCGGGGTCAGGTGGTCGATGATCACGGCGCTTGCGCGGCGCTTGGCCTGCGTTCCCTCGCCCGGATCATTGACGATGAAGGGATAAAGATGGGGTAGCGGCCCGAGCGCCGCTTCGGAAAAGCACTCCGCCGAGAGCGCCAGGGCCTTGCCCGGCAGCCATTCCAGATTGCCGTGCTTGCCCATATGGACAACGGCGTCAGCCCGAAAGCCGTCCTGCATCCAGGCATAGAAGGCGAGGTAATTATGGGGCGGCACCAGATCGGGGTCGTGATAGCTGCTGGCCGGGTCGATATTATAGCCGCGCGCAGGCTGCACAGCCACCGTAACGAAACCGAAACGGGTGGCGGGCAGGATGAAATCGCCGCAGGTCAGTTCGCCCTTGGCGAAAAAGGGATCTGCCTCGGGCGCGCCCCAGCGGGCCGTCACCTTGTCTTGCAGGGCGCGGGGCTGGGACTGGAACCAGGCGAGGTAATCGGGCAGGGCCAGGGTTTCACGCCTTTCCCGATGGGCCAGCGCCCGCCAGTCATTGGTAGCGCCCGCCTGAATTAACTCGATCAGCGCGTTGCCGCTTTCGGGGATATCGCCGACCCCATAGCCCGCCGCGTCAAGAGCCCGTAGCACTTGAATGGTCGCGGCAGGGGTGTCCAGGCCGACGCCGTTGCCGATGCGGCCGTCGCGGTTGGGGTAATTGGCCAGGACCAGGGCGATGCGCCGCTGTTCCGGCGCCTTGCGGCGCAGTTTCGCCCAGTTGGCGGCAAGCCTTGTGACGAACTGGATACGGTCCGCCACGGGGGCGTGTATGGCCAGATCGCATTGGGTGGCCGCGTCGCGCCTTGCCTGCTTGAAGGAAATGGCGCGGGTGATGATGCGCCCGTCCACCTCGGGCAGGGCCACATTCATGGCGATATCGCGCGGGCCCAGACCTTGGGTGCCCGCTTTCCAGGCCTCCTCGGTGCCCGAGGCCAGGATCACCTGCAGCACCGGGCAATCGGCGGCGTCGAAGGGGCCGGTCTCGGCCTTTCCCGGCGAAGAGACTGCGAAACCGGTGGCGTTGACGATCACGTCGGGCGGCGTCTCGGTCAGCAGGGTGCGGGTGAGCGCCGCGCTGACCGGGTCCTTCAGGCTGTGGACGAACAGGGCCGAAGCCGCCAGCCCTTGCCCGCGCAGCCCAGCTATCAGGGCATCCACCGGGGCGGTGTCGCCAGCCAGGACCAGGGCGCGGTAGAACACCACCAGGGCTTGAGGCCGTCCGTCCCCGGCATCGGCCTCGCCGTAGAGGCCTGCCTGGGGCAGCGGCCGGGGTTCCAGCCATTCGGTGCCATGACCAAGAAGATTGGCGGCATGGGCCAGGAAGGAGCGGCAATTCTCCGGCCCACCATGCAGCAGATAGGCCCACAGCCGTTCGACCGATTGGGGCTCCACGGTGGAATCGGCCATCAGATCGGGATCGGGCTGATCGGCGCCGGGCAGCAGGGCCAGGGCAATGCCAAAGCGGCGGCAGGCATCCACGATCTGCTCGATGCCATAGGGCCAGTAGGAGCGTCCGCCCAGCAGCCGCACCACCACCAGCCGGGCATGGGCGATGACCTGCTCCACATAGAGGTCCACCGACATGTGATGGGCCAGACGGGTGAGATTGGCCAGACGCAGGCCGACCGGCGCATCTCCCCAAGTGCCATAGGCGGCGGCCAGGGCGGCCAGTTCCGTATCGGCCGCCGACAGCACCACCAGATCGGCGGGGCTCTGGCAAAGATCCACGGCCTCGGTGCCGTCGGAAATGGTGCCGGGCTGGGCGGCGAGAAGGTGCATCAGAGGCCCTTGATCGCAGCCTCGATCGCCGCGCGGTCGAGGCCGGTGCGGCCGATCACCACCAGGGTGCCGACACGCTCCTCATCGGCCTTCCAGGGGCGGTCGAAATATCGTTCCACCCTCGTACCGACCGCCTGGATCACATGGCGGGCGGGCTTTCCCGTCACCGCCAGGAAGCCTTTGAGGCGTAAAATGTCGTGGGCGGCGATGGCGGCCACGGCGCGGGACTCCACCATGGCCGGGTCGTCGACCATGGGCAGATGCAATGCGAAGCTTTCGAAATCGTCGTGGTCGTGGCCGTCCTCGGCATCGTGGTGGGAGGGGCGCGCCGCCAGGTCTTCCTCGGCGGCGGCCGAAAGGCCGAGGACCACCAGCGGGTCCACCGCCGACATATGGGTGGCCAAGGTCTTGACGCCGGGGCGCAGGCGCGCCGCGATACCGGCCCGCAGGGCCTCAAGCGCGCCCGTCTCCAGCAGGTCAGATTTGTTCAAAAGGATCAGATCGGCGCAGGCCAACTGGTCCTCGAACACTTCCTCCAAGGGATTGTCGTGGTCGGGCCGGGCCATTTCCTCCGGCGTGGAGGCGAAGCGGCCCGCCGCGGCAGCCGGGGCATCCACCACCGCCACCACGCCGTCCACGGTGACGCGCGAGCGGATTTCCGGCCAGTGGAAGGCCTTGACCAGGGGTTTGGGCAGGGCCAGACCCGAGGTCTCGATGACGATATGGTCGGGAGGGTTGGGCCGGTCCAGCAAGGCCTGCATGGTGGGCAGGAACTCGTCGGCCACGGTGCAGCACAGGCAGCCATTGGCCAGTTCGATGATGTCGTCTTCGGTACATCCCGCCACGCCGCAGGCGGCCAGCAATTGGCCGTCCACCCCGATATCGCCGAATTCGTTGACGATCAGCGCGATGCGCCGTCCCTGGTTATGGGCCAGGAGATGGCGGACCAGGGTGGTCTTGCCCGCGCCCAGAAAGCCGGTGATGACGGTGACGGGAATCTTGCGCATATCAGGAAACGTCCTTGAGAATCAGGGGAAGACCGGCGGCGACGAACACCACCCGGCGGCATTGGGCGGCGACCCGTTGGTTGACCCGGCCCTGATGGTCGCGAAAAGCGCGGCCCAGGCTGGTTTCCGGCACCAGCCCCATGCCCACCTCGTTGGAGACCAGCACAACCGGCCCGTTGGGGGCGGACAGAACCTCGCACAGCCGGTCGAGGCAGCGGTCGATGTCGCGGCCCGCATGCATCAGGTTGGACAGCCACATGGTCAGGCAATCCACCAGGACTGGCCGGTCGGGGCGCATGACGTTGTCCAGGGCGTCGGCCAGATCCAGAGGCTCTTCCAGCGTGCTCCAGCCCGCTCCCCGCCTGCGGCGGTGATGGTCGATGCGCTCGGCCATTTCACCGTCGAGCGCCTGGCCGGTGGCGAGATAGAGGGCCGGAGCCTCGCCGAACAGGGATTCGGCATAGGCGGATTTGCCCGAGCGGGCACCGCCCAGGACCAGTGTGGAGGGGGGAAGTGCGTTCATCCCTGCGGCCTATTTCCGTTTTGTTTGCGAAAGAAACTCGGCGACCTGCTCGATCTGGGCATCGGAGAGCTTGCGCACATTGGCGACCATCAACCGGGCACGCCGGGTCGAGCGGATTTCGTCGCGGATGGCCTTGATCTGGACCATCAGGTAATCCCGGCGTTGGGCGGCCAGGAAGGGATAGTCGGCCAAGGGCTTCAGGCCATCGGCGCCGTGGCAGCCGATACAGCCGTTTTCCTCGAACAGATCAGCGCCTTTTTCCGCCTTGGCCTTGTCGCCGGTCTGGGGATCGGCGGGCTTTTGCCCGGCCAGCCATTGGGCCAGGGCCTTGCGCTCCTCGGGGCTGGTCTTGGCGATGACCGGTTTCATCACCTTGACCGGGCCGGAGGCGCGGGTGCCATCGGCGATCTCGGTCATCTGGCGGGCCAGATAGTCGGCGTTCTGGCTGGCAAGAACGGGAGAACCGGCAATGGGCTTGGCGCCGCTTTCGCCATGGCAGGCGGTGCAGCCCTTGGCGGCGAACAGCGCCTTGCCGTCATCGGCCAGGGCCTGGGCGGCGGAAAAGCCAGCCAGAATGGCCAGGGCGACGCCCAGTCTGGTCATGTCCACTCCAGACGCCCCGCTGCGCCGCAGGCGGGGCAGCACAGGGCAAAGTCCGGGCTGTGGTGGCCGCAGCCGCCGCAGACCCAGGCTGGTTCCGGTACCGAATCGGTTCCGGCCTTCATCAGCCAGCCATGGGCGGCGGTCTCGTCCTTGCGCTCGTCGCGCTCGACCTGGGCCAGAAGCTGGAACACTGTGCGGGTGGGCCGCTGGGTCAGGGCCTTTTCCAGATGGCTGCGGGCCAGTCCCCATAACTGGGCGGCCAGGGCGGCTTCGGCCAGGGCCACATGGCCCTCGGGCGAGGCGGGATTGGCCTGGGACAGGTCCTGAAGGCGCTTGACCCGGTCCAGCGCGCTCTCGCCCTCGCCCAGCGTCAGCCATTTGGCGATCAGCAATGGATGGGCATGGGTCTTGAAAGCGGATTTGAGCAAGGAGGCCGCCTTGCGCCCCTTGCCGCGTCGGCGCAGAAGATCGGCGGCGAGCGCCACGGCGGGGGTAAACTGCGGGTCGGCATCGCGGGAATCCTGGGCCCAGTCCAGGGCCTGGGCCTCGTCACCGGCCGCCATGGAGTCCTCGGCCCGGCCCAGCAGGATCAGGGCGCGGCGGCGGGTGAAATCCGCCTCGGACAGGCTGCCGTGGCGGCGCGCCAGACGGGCGACCTGCTCGGCCTCGGCCCAGGCTCCCGCTTCCATATGCAGGTCCAGCAGCAGGACGGACAGATCCGGGGCGGTGGGCGAAATATCGAAGGCCTTGGCGGCCTCGGCGCGGGCGGTGGTCCGGTCCCCGGCCTTCACGGCCAGTTCGGCCAGCCCCTGATGGCCCAGGAAGGCGGTTTCCTTGCGTTCGGTCATGGCGCGGAAACGCTCGGCCAGTTGATGGTCATCGCCGCTGAGACGGGCGGCCTGGGAACTCAGTAATCCGGTGATGGCTGGGTCGTGCAGCAACTTGTCGGCCTTGCGCGCGAGCTTGGCGGCGCGGGCCGCATCGCCCGACGCGGCCGCGGCCAGTCCATCGGACAGCGCCGCATAGCCCTTGCGCTGACGGCTCAACCGCAGTGCCGCCAGCCAGCGCTTGGGCGCGCCGAACACCAGCCGGATCAGGCGAATCAGGACCGAGAGCGCCAGCAGCAGCAGGGCGAGAACGGCCAGCAGCACCGGAACGGAGGTGTCGGCGCGCCAGCCCTGCCAGCGGATGGTGACCTCGCCCGGCCGGTCGGCCAGCCAGACGGCACCGGCCACCGCCAGCCCGGTGAGGACCAGGAAGGCGAGGAAGCGCCTCATGGCTTGGCTCCGGCCAGGGCCAAAGCCTGGGCGGTCAATTGCGACAGGGCCTTGTCGGCACTCTGGCGCGCCCGCGCCTCGGTGATCCAGCTTTGAGCGGCCTGGGCCGGGCCTGCGCTCAAGCCTTCCAGCTCGGCCAGGGCACCGGCCGGATCGTCGCGGCTGATGGCCGCCTGGGCGCGGCCGATGATGGCGGCGGCGTTCTGGCCCAGGGCCGCGCCGTCCTCGCGGCGGATGGTGACCAGAGACAGCAGCCGGTCCAGGGTACGACGCCACCAGCCGTCGCCTTCGGGCAGGATTTCGGCGCGGATCAGGGCGGGGGCCAGGGTCTCGAAGCGTTGCGCCAGGGTGGCGCGGCTGGCGATGCCCGTGCCCGCAAAGGGCTTCAGCCCGTCGAGCAGGGCGAGGCTTTCGCTGTCCTCGCCCGCCAGGACGCGGGCGGCGCGCCATTCGGACTCGAAGCTCCGCCCGGCGGCGGCGGCTTCGCGCAACTGTCCGACGGCCAGAAGGAGGGCGGCGGCCGAGGAGCGCTTGGACTGAAGCTCGCGCACATTCTGGTCCAATTGCTCCAGACGCTCGGAAAGGCGCAGGACGGCGCTGGCCTCGGCCGAGCTGCGCTTGAGCTCGGCAATCTGTTTTGCCAGCGATTCGATCTCGGCCATGGGGGCGCTTGCATGGGCCGGGGCGGCTTTTACCGTCTCCTCCAACCGTTCCAGGCGGGCGGCGTCGGGATTGCTGGTCGGTCCCTTGGCCTCCAACTGGGCGATGCGATTGGTGGCCGCCGACAGTTCGGCCCGCAAATTCTCCACCTCGAAGCCTTCGGACGCCACGGGCATTCCGATCTGGGCGCGCCACAGGGGAAAGCTGCCATAGGCCCCGCCGCCCAGCGCCAGCAGGGCGAGGATGAGCATCAGGCGGCCCGATGATCGGCTGGGCGCTCCCTGGGTCGGCGCCTCCGGGGCGGGGGCGGGCATGGGCGCGGGCTCTGACGTCATGGGCTAAAATCCCCGGTTGAGATCGTCGTCGATGGCGGCCAGCAAGGCGGCCTGGGTCGGTTCAAAGGCCTGGCGCAGCACCCGCCAGGGCACCCGCGCCAGTTCGGCCGAAACATTGGCCGACAGACCATAGGCGGCGATGGTGCGAAGTTGGTCCTGCACTCCCGCTTCGACCGCCAAGGTAGCAAAGGTTTTGGCGGTGCGGGGAGAGAAAAACAGGGCCAGATGGATGGTGCCGTCCACGAGCGCCCGGCAGAGCCCGTCGGACAGGCGGGTGGCGGTTACCGCCTGATACAGGACCTGACGCCGCACCTGGAATCCCTTGGCTTCGAGACGTCCCGACAAATCGCCCGCAACCACCGTTCCAGCGGCATGCAGCAGGGCACCAGATTGGGGATTGACGCGGGCCGCCACCAGTTCGGCCAGGGAGTCCACATCGCCCCCGGCGCTTTCCACGGCGGAAAAGCCCATCTCGCGCGCCGCCCGCGCCGAGGAATCGCCCACCGCCCACACCGCCAGATCCCGGCGGGGGCATAGACGGGCCAGGGCGCGGATGCCGTTGGCGCTGGTCACTAAGATGCCCTGGGCGCCCTCGGTCTCCACCTGGGCGTCCTCGACGGCTGCGATGTCGAGCAGCGGCTCGATCATGACGTCAAGGCCGCGCTGGCCCAAGGCCCGTGCCACGCCTTCGGAATCCTCCTTGGGGCGGGTGACCAGGGCGCGCATGGCTCAGTGCGGCTTGATGAGGTCGAAGAAGCCCGGCCCGGCCACCTTGATCAGTTCCTCGGCGGCATCCTTGCCCATGGCTTCGGCGTCGGAGCGGCTGCCGCTGCGCGACGTGGCATGGATGGCCGTGCCGTCGGGGCTGACGATCAGGCCGCGGAACGACAAATGATCGCCGTCCAACACGGCCAGGGCGGCGATGGGGGTGCGGCACGAACCGTCCAGGCGGGTGAGAAAGGCCCGTTCCGCCGCGACGCGGACGAAGGAATCCGGGCAGTTGAGCGCCGCGAGAAAAGCATGGGCCGCCTCGTCATCGGCGCGGCAGGTGATGCCGATGGCGCCCTGGGCCACGGCGGGCAGCATGTCGTCTTCGGACAGCGCCGAGGTGACGTGGCCCGCCAGCCCTAGACGCCGCAGCCCGGCCATGGCCAGCATGGTGGCGTCCACCACGCCTTCGTCCAGCTTTCGCAGCCGGGTCTGGACGTTGCCGCGGAAATTCACCACCTTGAGATCGGGGCGCCGGTGCAGGATCTGGGCACCACGGCGCAAGGACGAGGTTCCCACCACCGCGCCCTGGGGCAGATCGGCGAGCGAGGCCGCCTTGAGGCTGATGAAGGCGTCGCGCACATCCTCGCGTGGCAGAATGCAGGGCAGGACGATGCCGTCGGGCAACAGGGTCGGCACATCCTTCATGGAATGGACGGCCAGATGGATGCGGCCCGAAAGCATGGCCTCGTCCAGTTCCTTGGTGAACAGGCCCTTGCCGCCGATCTCGGCCAGCGGGCGGTCCTGGATCAGGTCGCCGGTGGTCTTGATGACCTCGATGTCGATGGCGCCCTCTTGGCCCAAAGGGGCCCAGGCGGCGGCGAGGCGGTCGCGGGTCTCATGGGTCTGGGCCAGGGCCAGGGGCGAGCCGCGGGTGCCGATGCGAAGGATGGGAAGTTTTGCGGTCATGGTCCGGTTGTTGTAGTAAGTCGGACGCCGCTCTGCAAAGGGATTTGTATTTTGCTTGTTTTGGGCATCGAAAGCTCCTGTGACGAAACCGCCGCCGCATTGGTCAACGACCATCGCGAGATCCTGGGCGAGGTGGTCTTGTCGCAACTGGACGAGCACCGCCCCTTTGGCGGTGTGGTGCCGGAAATCGCCGCGCGCTCCCATCTCACCCATCTGGACCGGCTGGTGGCCGAGGCCATGCGCCGGGCCGGTGCGGGCTTTGCCGATCTCGACGCGGTGGCGGCCACCGGCGGCCCCGGCCTGATCGGCGGCGTCATGGTGGGCGTGATGACCGGCAAGGCCATTGCGCTGGCCTCGGGCAAGCCCTTTCTGGCCATCAACCATCTGGAAGGCCATGCGCTGACGGCGCGTCTCACCCACGACATCGCCTTTCCCTATCTGCTGCTGCTGGCCTCGGGCGGGCATTGCCAGTTGCTGGCGGTGGAAGGGGTGGGTCAATACACCCGTCTCGGCACCACCATCGACGACGCGGCGGGCGAGGCCTTTGACAAGCTGGCCAAGATGGCCGCGCTCGGCTATCCCGGCGGTCCGGCGGTGGAAGCCGCGGCCGCCGGTGGCGATCCGGCCCGCTTTACCCTGCCCCGGCCCCTGAAGGGCAAGCCCGGCTGTGATTTCAGCTTTTCAGGCCTGAAGAATGCCGCCCGCCTGCTGATCGAAAGCCTGCCCCAGCCGCTTTCGGCGCAAGATCAGGCCGACGTGGCCCGCGCCTTTCAGGACGCGGTGGCCGATTCCATGGCCGACCGGGTGCGCCGGGGCGTGCGCGAGATGAAGACCCGCTGGCCTGCTACCCGCCATCTGGTGGTGGCGGGCGGTGTCGCCGCCAATACGGCGCTGCGCCAGATCCTGGTTCGGATCGGAGCCGAAACGGGGCTTGAATTTCTTGCTCCGCCGCTGAAGCTGTGCACCGACAATGCCGCCATGATCGCCTGGGCGGGGATCGAGCGTCTGCGCCTGGGCCAATGCGACGATCTTTCCTTCGCGCCGCGTCCGCGCTGGCCCCTGGATCCCAATGCGCGTAAGGGAGCCAAGGCGTGAGCAAGGCCTTCACCAAGGAATCCGACGGCGACGAGGACGCGGAAGACCTGCCCCAGGGCCTGCCGCCGGGCGCCAAGAACTATATGCGGCCCCAGGGCTTCGCGGCGCTGAAGGCCGAACTGTCCCATCTGCACAAGGTGGAGCGGCCCAAAGTGGTCGAGGTGGTGTCCTGGGCGGCGGGCAATGGCGACCGCTCGGAAAACGGTGATTACCTCTATGGCAAGAAGCGCCTGCGCGAGATCGACCGCCGCATCCGCTTTCTCACCAAGCGCATGGAATCGGCCCATGTGGTCGATCCCGACCAGCAGAAGAACCGCGATCAAGTGTTCTTCGGCGCCACCGTCACCTATGCCAATGCCAGGGACGAGGAGATCACCGTCACCATCGTCGGCATCGACGAGGCCGATCTGGAGCGTGGCCTGATCAGCTGGATCTCGCCCGTGGCCCGCGCCCTGCTGAAGGCGTCCGAGGGCGATACCGTGCCCGTCCGCACCCCTTCCGGGACCGAAATGATCGAGGTTGTGGCCATCCGCTACGGGGAATGAGGGGGGAGCCCCCCTCACGCCGCCTTGTCGAACAGGTCGTAGAGACGGCCTTCCTCGCGCTCCACCCGTGCTTTCAGCAGGCCGAGAATTTCCCGCGTCGCCGTCACGAAGCCGCCGGGGTCGCGACCGATGGCCAGCGGCCCGGCCCAGGCCTTCTTGTAGGTATCGAAGCGCAGGGAAAGGCTGCCCATTTCCGACTGAAATTCGGCGGCGGTGCGCCGCAAGGCCGGGTCGGCATGGGCGGCGCATTTGGGGTAGAGCGTTCCATCCTCGATGGCCAGATGGATGGAGAATTTGCCGAACAGGTCGAGGACCACCCGGGACACCGAGGCCGGATCGGCGGCAACGCTTTTGGGGTCCAGCATGGGCTCCAATCGGGACACGATGCGCCGCAGATCGTCGTGGTGTTTACGGAAATGCTCAGTCTTGCGCATGGCTATATTCCTTGCTATCTCTCATCTGAGACAAGAATAACCAAGTAACGAGCTATGGTACTTGACGGTGATCAAGCCGGGGCCGTCCAGCGTATCAGCGCCGTCCGAACAGCTTCTCGATATCGGCGAGGCTGAGGCTTATATGGGTCGGCCGCCCGTGATTGCACTGGCCTGACAGAGGCGTGGCCTCCATGCGGCGCAGCAGGGCGTTCATTTCGGGGATGCCCAAGCGGCGGCCCGCCCGCACCGAGCCATGGCAGGCCATGGTGGCGCAGACATGCAGCAGGCGTTCCTCCAGCGCCGTACTGGCCCCCCATTCGGCCAGTTCGTCGGCAAGATCGCGCACCAGCCCCTGGACATCGCCTTCGCCCAGCAGGGCGGGAACCTCGCGCACCACCACGGCGCCGGGGCCGAAGGGCTCGACCACCAGACCCAGGCGGGCGAGATCCGGGGCCCGTTCGGCGACACGGGCGGCCCCGGCCTCGCCCAAATCCACAACTTCGGGCAGCAGCAGGCCCTGGCGTGCCACCCTGCCGTCCTCCAGGCCCAGTTTCAGGCGCTCGAAGACCAGACGCTCGTGAGCGGCGTGCTGGTCGACGATCACCAATCCGTCTTTGGTCTCGGCGACGATATAGGTGTCGTGCAGCTGGGCCTTGGCGGCGCCCAGGGGATAGTCGGTGGTGAATTCTTCGGTCTCGGTTACGGGAGCAGCAGGCGGCAGGTCGAGGCTGAGGCTCTGCTCGGCCAGACCGAAGGGGGATTGGGCCTCAATGGCGGCGCGGACCAGCGGGAGTGACGGACGCGGCGGCGGATGATGGCCGAAGAAGGAGGAGGGGGGCTGAGACGGACTGCCCAGCGCGCCCAAGGCTACGCCGGTCAGAGTGGAACTGGCGCGGTGCCCGGCTCCGGCCAGGGCGTGGCGGATGGCGCCGACGATCAACCCGCGCACCAGCCCGGAATCGCGGAAACGCACTTCGGCCTTGGCGGGATGGACGTTGACGTCCACCTGATCGGGCTCCAGATCAAGGAACAGCGCCACCACCGGATGGCGGTCGCGGGCCAGCACGTCCTGATAGGCGCCCCGCACCGCGCCGATCACCAGGCGATCCTTCACCGGGCGGCCATTGACGTAGAGATACTGGGCCGCCGAGGTGGCGCGGTTATAGGTGGGCAACCCGGCCCAGCCGGTCAGCCTGACCCCGTCGCGAAGGGCGTCCAGGGCCAGGGCATTGGGCTCGAATTCGCGTCCCACCACCTGGGCGATGCGGGCCAGGCGGGCGGCTTCCGGTTCGCCCCGTTTGGCCGCCAGATCCAGCACCTTGCGTCCGCCGTCGGACAGGGAGAAGGCGATACCGGGATGGGCCATGCCAAGACGCTCGATCACATCGCAGGCATGGGCAAGTTCGGTGCGGGCCGCCTTGAGGAATTTGAGGCGGGCCGGGGTGGCGTAGAACAGGTCGCGCACCTCGATGCG from Paramagnetospirillum magnetotacticum MS-1 includes these protein-coding regions:
- the tsaD gene encoding tRNA (adenosine(37)-N6)-threonylcarbamoyltransferase complex transferase subunit TsaD, coding for MLVLGIESSCDETAAALVNDHREILGEVVLSQLDEHRPFGGVVPEIAARSHLTHLDRLVAEAMRRAGAGFADLDAVAATGGPGLIGGVMVGVMTGKAIALASGKPFLAINHLEGHALTARLTHDIAFPYLLLLASGGHCQLLAVEGVGQYTRLGTTIDDAAGEAFDKLAKMAALGYPGGPAVEAAAAGGDPARFTLPRPLKGKPGCDFSFSGLKNAARLLIESLPQPLSAQDQADVARAFQDAVADSMADRVRRGVREMKTRWPATRHLVVAGGVAANTALRQILVRIGAETGLEFLAPPLKLCTDNAAMIAWAGIERLRLGQCDDLSFAPRPRWPLDPNARKGAKA
- a CDS encoding uroporphyrinogen-III synthase → MRALVTRPKEDSEGVARALGQRGLDVMIEPLLDIAAVEDAQVETEGAQGILVTSANGIRALARLCPRRDLAVWAVGDSSARAAREMGFSAVESAGGDVDSLAELVAARVNPQSGALLHAAGTVVAGDLSGRLEAKGFQVRRQVLYQAVTATRLSDGLCRALVDGTIHLALFFSPRTAKTFATLAVEAGVQDQLRTIAAYGLSANVSAELARVPWRVLRQAFEPTQAALLAAIDDDLNRGF
- a CDS encoding heme biosynthesis protein HemY, with amino-acid sequence MRRFLAFLVLTGLAVAGAVWLADRPGEVTIRWQGWRADTSVPVLLAVLALLLLALSVLIRLIRLVFGAPKRWLAALRLSRQRKGYAALSDGLAAAASGDAARAAKLARKADKLLHDPAITGLLSSQAARLSGDDHQLAERFRAMTERKETAFLGHQGLAELAVKAGDRTTARAEAAKAFDISPTAPDLSVLLLDLHMEAGAWAEAEQVARLARRHGSLSEADFTRRRALILLGRAEDSMAAGDEAQALDWAQDSRDADPQFTPAVALAADLLRRRGKGRKAASLLKSAFKTHAHPLLIAKWLTLGEGESALDRVKRLQDLSQANPASPEGHVALAEAALAAQLWGLARSHLEKALTQRPTRTVFQLLAQVERDERKDETAAHGWLMKAGTDSVPEPAWVCGGCGHHSPDFALCCPACGAAGRLEWT
- the greB gene encoding transcription elongation factor GreB; the protein is MSKAFTKESDGDEDAEDLPQGLPPGAKNYMRPQGFAALKAELSHLHKVERPKVVEVVSWAAGNGDRSENGDYLYGKKRLREIDRRIRFLTKRMESAHVVDPDQQKNRDQVFFGATVTYANARDEEITVTIVGIDEADLERGLISWISPVARALLKASEGDTVPVRTPSGTEMIEVVAIRYGE
- the hemC gene encoding hydroxymethylbilane synthase; amino-acid sequence: MTAKLPILRIGTRGSPLALAQTHETRDRLAAAWAPLGQEGAIDIEVIKTTGDLIQDRPLAEIGGKGLFTKELDEAMLSGRIHLAVHSMKDVPTLLPDGIVLPCILPREDVRDAFISLKAASLADLPQGAVVGTSSLRRGAQILHRRPDLKVVNFRGNVQTRLRKLDEGVVDATMLAMAGLRRLGLAGHVTSALSEDDMLPAVAQGAIGITCRADDEAAHAFLAALNCPDSFVRVAAERAFLTRLDGSCRTPIAALAVLDGDHLSFRGLIVSPDGTAIHATSRSGSRSDAEAMGKDAAEELIKVAGPGFFDLIKPH
- a CDS encoding COG4223 family protein; the encoded protein is MTSEPAPMPAPAPEAPTQGAPSRSSGRLMLILALLALGGGAYGSFPLWRAQIGMPVASEGFEVENLRAELSAATNRIAQLEAKGPTSNPDAARLERLEETVKAAPAHASAPMAEIESLAKQIAELKRSSAEASAVLRLSERLEQLDQNVRELQSKRSSAAALLLAVGQLREAAAAGRSFESEWRAARVLAGEDSESLALLDGLKPFAGTGIASRATLAQRFETLAPALIRAEILPEGDGWWRRTLDRLLSLVTIRREDGAALGQNAAAIIGRAQAAISRDDPAGALAELEGLSAGPAQAAQSWITEARARQSADKALSQLTAQALALAGAKP